The following proteins come from a genomic window of Pseudomonas sp. MAG733B:
- a CDS encoding efflux RND transporter permease subunit, with the protein MNFSQFFISRPIFAAVLSLLILIAGAISLFQLPISEYPEVVPPTVVVRANFPGANPKVIGETVAAPLEQAITGVENMLYMSSQSTADGKITLTITFALGTDLDNAQVQVQNRVTRTEPKLPEEVTRIGITVDKASPDLTMVVHLTSPDKRYDMLYLSNYALLNIKDELARLGGVGDVQLFGMGDYSLRVWLDPNKTASRNLTATDVVNAIREQNRQVAAGALGAPPAPNAQSFQLSVNTQGRLVSEEEFENIIIRSGDNGEITRLKDIARVELGSSQYALRSLLNNQPAVAIPIFQRPGSNAIDISNQVRGKMDELKKNFPQGMDYSIVYDPTIFVRGSIEAVVHTLFEALILVVLVVILFLQTWRASIIPLVAVPVSLIGTFAVMHLFGFSLNALSLFGLVLAIGIVVDDAIVVVENVERNIELGLTPVEATKKAMGEVTGPIIATALVLCAVFIPAAFISGLTGQFYKQFALTIAISTVISAFNSLTLSPALAAVLLKGHDAPKDRFSRILDKVFGGWLFRPFNRFFEKASHGYVGTVARVIRSSGIALLLYAGLMVLTFFGFSSTPTGFVPGQDKQYLVAFAQLPDAASLDRTEDVIKRMSDLALKQPGVESAVAFPGLSINGFTNSPNAGIVFVTLKPFDERKDPSMSAGAIAGALNGQFAGIQEAYMAIFPPPPVQGLGTIGGFRLQIEDRGNLGYEELYKETMNIINKSHNVPELAGLFTSYTVNVPQVDAAIDREKAKTHGVAVSDIFDTLQIYLGSLYANDFNRFGRTYQVNVQAEQQFRLESDQIGQLKVRNNKGEMIPLATFIKVSDTSGPDRVMHYNGFITAEINGAAAPGYSSGQAEKAIEKLLKEELPNGMTYEWTDLTYQQILSGNTALFVFPLCVLLAFLVLAAQYESWSLPLAVILIVPMTLLSAITGVIASGGDNNIFTQIGLIVLVGLACKNAILIVEFAKDKQLEGMNPLAAVLEACRLRLRPILMTSFAFIMGVVPLVFSSGAGAEMRHAMGVAVFSGMLGVTFFGLLLTPVFYVLIRNFVERGEKRKAAKATLKLESH; encoded by the coding sequence ATGAATTTTTCCCAATTCTTCATTTCACGGCCGATCTTCGCAGCGGTGCTTTCGCTGCTGATCCTGATCGCCGGCGCGATCTCGCTGTTCCAGTTGCCGATCAGCGAATACCCGGAAGTGGTGCCGCCGACCGTTGTGGTCCGCGCCAACTTCCCGGGTGCCAACCCTAAAGTCATCGGTGAAACCGTGGCCGCTCCGCTGGAGCAAGCAATCACCGGCGTCGAGAACATGCTGTACATGTCCTCGCAGTCGACCGCTGACGGCAAGATCACCCTGACCATCACCTTCGCGCTGGGCACTGACCTGGACAACGCACAGGTACAGGTGCAGAACCGCGTGACGCGGACCGAGCCAAAACTTCCCGAGGAAGTGACGCGCATCGGTATTACCGTGGACAAGGCGTCGCCCGACCTGACGATGGTTGTGCACTTGACCTCGCCGGACAAGCGCTACGACATGCTCTACCTGTCCAACTACGCCCTGCTTAACATCAAGGATGAGCTGGCGCGTCTGGGCGGTGTCGGTGATGTGCAACTGTTCGGCATGGGCGACTACTCGCTGCGTGTGTGGCTCGATCCGAACAAGACCGCTTCGCGCAACCTGACCGCCACCGATGTGGTCAACGCGATTCGTGAACAGAACCGTCAGGTGGCTGCCGGTGCACTGGGCGCGCCCCCTGCCCCGAATGCCCAAAGCTTCCAGCTGTCGGTCAACACTCAGGGCCGCTTGGTCAGTGAGGAAGAGTTCGAGAACATCATCATTCGCTCTGGCGACAACGGTGAAATCACACGTCTCAAGGACATCGCTCGCGTTGAACTGGGTTCCAGCCAATACGCCCTGCGTTCGCTGCTGAACAACCAGCCGGCGGTGGCGATCCCGATCTTCCAGCGTCCTGGCTCCAACGCTATCGACATCTCGAACCAGGTTCGGGGCAAGATGGATGAACTGAAGAAAAACTTCCCGCAGGGCATGGACTACAGCATCGTCTATGACCCGACGATCTTCGTGCGCGGTTCCATCGAGGCGGTGGTTCACACCCTCTTCGAAGCGCTGATCCTCGTGGTGCTGGTGGTGATCCTGTTCCTGCAAACCTGGCGCGCCTCGATCATTCCGTTGGTGGCGGTGCCGGTATCGTTGATCGGTACGTTTGCGGTGATGCACTTGTTCGGCTTCTCACTCAACGCCTTGTCGCTGTTCGGCCTGGTATTGGCGATCGGTATCGTGGTCGACGATGCGATCGTGGTGGTGGAAAACGTCGAGCGGAACATCGAACTCGGACTGACGCCGGTCGAAGCGACCAAAAAAGCCATGGGCGAAGTAACCGGCCCGATCATTGCCACGGCGCTGGTGCTGTGTGCGGTATTCATTCCGGCAGCGTTCATCTCCGGTCTGACGGGGCAGTTCTACAAGCAGTTCGCCCTGACCATTGCGATTTCGACGGTGATCTCGGCCTTCAACTCGCTGACTCTGTCGCCTGCACTGGCTGCGGTATTGCTCAAGGGCCACGACGCGCCGAAGGACCGTTTCTCCAGGATTCTGGACAAGGTGTTTGGCGGTTGGTTGTTCCGTCCGTTCAACCGCTTCTTTGAAAAGGCCAGCCACGGTTATGTCGGTACTGTTGCCCGTGTGATTCGCTCAAGCGGTATCGCCCTGCTGCTGTACGCCGGCCTGATGGTCCTGACCTTCTTCGGTTTCTCCAGCACCCCGACCGGTTTCGTACCCGGCCAGGACAAGCAATACCTGGTGGCCTTCGCGCAATTGCCGGATGCGGCGAGCCTAGACCGAACCGAAGACGTGATCAAGCGCATGTCCGACCTGGCACTGAAACAGCCTGGCGTGGAAAGTGCGGTGGCCTTCCCTGGCCTGTCGATCAACGGCTTCACCAACAGCCCGAACGCCGGCATCGTGTTCGTGACCCTGAAACCGTTCGACGAGCGTAAAGACCCGAGCATGTCCGCCGGTGCCATTGCCGGTGCCTTGAACGGCCAGTTCGCCGGGATTCAGGAAGCCTACATGGCGATCTTCCCGCCGCCGCCGGTACAAGGCCTGGGCACCATTGGTGGTTTCCGCCTGCAAATCGAAGACCGGGGCAACCTGGGCTACGAAGAGCTGTACAAAGAAACCATGAACATCATCAACAAAAGCCACAACGTGCCGGAACTGGCAGGCCTGTTCACCAGCTACACCGTGAACGTGCCGCAGGTCGATGCCGCTATCGATCGTGAAAAAGCCAAGACCCACGGCGTGGCCGTCAGCGACATCTTCGACACCCTGCAGATTTACCTGGGTTCGCTGTATGCCAACGACTTCAACCGCTTCGGTCGTACCTATCAGGTCAACGTTCAGGCTGAGCAGCAGTTCCGCCTCGAATCCGACCAGATCGGTCAGCTGAAAGTGCGTAACAACAAAGGCGAGATGATCCCGCTGGCGACCTTCATCAAGGTCAGCGATACATCGGGTCCGGACCGCGTGATGCACTACAACGGCTTCATCACCGCTGAAATCAACGGTGCGGCAGCCCCCGGCTACAGCTCCGGCCAGGCCGAAAAAGCCATCGAGAAATTGCTCAAGGAAGAACTTCCGAACGGCATGACCTACGAATGGACCGACCTGACCTACCAGCAGATTCTGTCCGGCAACACCGCGCTGTTCGTGTTCCCGCTCTGCGTATTGCTGGCGTTCCTGGTATTGGCTGCCCAGTACGAAAGCTGGAGCCTGCCACTGGCGGTAATCCTGATCGTACCGATGACCTTGCTGTCGGCCATTACCGGCGTGATTGCCTCCGGTGGCGACAACAACATCTTCACCCAGATCGGATTGATCGTACTGGTGGGGCTTGCCTGTAAGAACGCGATTCTGATCGTCGAGTTTGCCAAGGATAAACAGCTGGAAGGCATGAACCCGCTGGCGGCGGTACTCGAAGCGTGCCGCCTGCGTCTGCGGCCGATCCTGATGACCTCCTTCGCGTTCATCATGGGTGTGGTGCCACTGGTGTTCTCCAGCGGTGCCGGTGCCGAGATGCGTCATGCCATGGGTGTGGCGGTGTTCTCCGGGATGCTCGGGGTGACGTTCTTCGGTCTGTTGCTGACGCCAGTGTTCTACGTACTGATTCGTAACTTTGTCGAGCGCGGCGAGAAGCGCAAAGCTGCCAAGGCCACCCTGAAGCTGGAGTCGCATTGA
- a CDS encoding TolC family protein: protein MSLKAFLPSLLVLALSACAVGPDYKTQTVEPANITTATDGTAGQKNFDRSRFEGIWWQQFEDPTLNQLVTESLKGNRDLRVAFARWKAARAIRDDVSNDAMPTITSRVSSDLGKGQIPGQTTDRVNSERYDLGLDMAWEIDLFGRIQRNLESANAEQQAIEADLYQLQVTMIAELVDAYGQLRGAQLREKIALANLENQQESRKITISLRDAGVGDQLDVERADARLASVEASVPQLQAEQVRQKNRIATLLGERPDKLTVDLSPKDLPAIAKALPIGDPGELLQRRPDILSAERKLASATARIGVAKADLFPRVSLSGFLGFTAGRGSQIGSSAANAWALGPSITWAAFDLGSVRARLRGADADAEGALATYEQQVLLALEESENAFSDYGKRQQRLISLIRQSESSRSAANLAEIRYREGTADFLVLLDAQRERLAAEDTQAQAEVDLYRGIVAIYKALGGGWQPETVASK from the coding sequence ATGAGTTTGAAAGCTTTCCTGCCGAGCCTGCTGGTACTGGCGCTGAGCGCCTGTGCCGTCGGCCCGGACTACAAGACCCAAACCGTTGAACCGGCCAACATCACCACCGCTACCGATGGTACGGCCGGTCAGAAAAACTTTGACCGCTCGCGTTTCGAAGGCATCTGGTGGCAGCAATTCGAAGATCCGACCCTCAACCAGTTGGTCACCGAATCGCTCAAGGGCAACCGTGATTTGCGTGTCGCCTTCGCTCGCTGGAAAGCGGCACGGGCGATCCGCGATGACGTCAGCAATGACGCGATGCCGACCATCACCAGCCGGGTCAGCAGTGATTTGGGCAAGGGCCAGATTCCCGGCCAGACCACCGACCGGGTCAATAGCGAACGCTACGACCTGGGACTGGACATGGCGTGGGAGATCGACCTGTTTGGCCGCATCCAGCGCAACCTGGAGTCGGCCAACGCCGAGCAACAAGCGATCGAGGCCGACCTGTACCAGCTGCAAGTCACCATGATTGCCGAATTGGTGGATGCCTACGGTCAATTGCGCGGTGCACAACTGCGGGAAAAAATCGCCCTGGCCAACCTGGAAAACCAGCAGGAGTCGCGCAAGATCACCATCAGCCTGCGTGATGCCGGCGTCGGTGATCAGCTCGATGTGGAGCGCGCCGATGCGCGTCTGGCCTCGGTTGAAGCCAGCGTGCCGCAATTGCAGGCCGAGCAGGTGCGGCAGAAAAACCGCATCGCCACATTGCTGGGTGAGCGTCCGGACAAGTTGACCGTGGACCTGAGCCCGAAAGACTTGCCGGCGATTGCCAAGGCCCTGCCGATCGGTGATCCGGGTGAACTGCTGCAACGTCGTCCGGACATCCTCAGCGCCGAACGCAAACTGGCCTCGGCCACGGCGCGGATTGGCGTGGCCAAGGCGGATCTGTTCCCGCGTGTCAGCCTCAGCGGCTTCCTCGGTTTCACCGCCGGGCGTGGTTCGCAGATCGGCTCGTCAGCGGCTAATGCCTGGGCGCTTGGCCCGAGCATTACCTGGGCAGCATTTGATTTAGGCAGTGTGCGCGCCCGTTTGCGTGGCGCCGACGCCGATGCCGAAGGCGCGCTTGCGACCTACGAGCAGCAAGTGTTGCTGGCGCTGGAAGAATCGGAAAACGCCTTCAGTGATTACGGCAAACGTCAGCAGCGACTGATTTCGCTGATTCGTCAGAGTGAGTCCAGCCGCTCCGCTGCCAACCTCGCCGAGATCCGCTACCGCGAAGGCACTGCCGATTTCCTGGTGTTGCTGGATGCGCAGCGTGAACGCCTGGCGGCCGAAGACACCCAGGCCCAGGCCGAAGTCGATCTGTATCGCGGCATCGTCGCGATCTACAAGGCCCTCGGTGGCGGCTGGCAACCGGAGACGGTCGCCAGCAAGTAA
- the pgm gene encoding phosphoglucomutase (alpha-D-glucose-1,6-bisphosphate-dependent), whose product MTLSHFAGKPAPAELLVDIPRLVTAYYTGQPDAAISTQRVAFGTSGHRGSSFDLSFNEWHVLAISQAICLYREVQGIDGPLFVGIDTHALSTPAGVSALEVLAANGVTVMIAEGDEYTPTPAISHAILCYNRGRTSGLADGIVITPSHNPPQSGGYKYNPTNGGPADTHITKWIEAKANELLGNKLAGVKRISFEQALKASTTHRHDYLNTYVADLINVIDFDAIRDAKLRLGVDPLGGAGVRYWSAIAEHYRLDLDVVNKEVDPTFRFMTVDWDGQIRMDPSSTHAMQGLIGLKERFDVAFACDPDHDRHGIVTPSGGLLAPNNYLAVSIDYLFQNRPHWRADAAVGKTVVSSGLIDRVAKRLGRRLYEVPVGFKWFADGLFDGSLGFGGEESAGASFLRKDGGVWSTDKDGLIPALLAAEMTARTGRDPSQAYRALTDELGEPFSVRVDAKANPEQKALLSKLSPAQVTSTELAGEAIQSILSHAPGNDQAIGGLKVMTENGWFAARPSGTEDIYKIYAESFVSDDHLKQLVAEAQTLVDGAISGK is encoded by the coding sequence ATGACACTCAGTCATTTTGCGGGCAAACCGGCACCGGCAGAATTGTTGGTCGACATCCCGCGACTGGTAACGGCGTACTACACCGGCCAGCCAGATGCCGCCATCTCCACCCAGCGTGTGGCTTTCGGCACGTCCGGGCACCGAGGCAGCTCCTTCGACTTGAGTTTCAACGAATGGCACGTTCTGGCGATCAGCCAGGCGATCTGCCTGTATCGCGAGGTCCAGGGCATCGATGGCCCGCTGTTCGTCGGTATCGATACCCATGCGCTGTCCACTCCGGCCGGCGTTAGCGCCCTGGAAGTGCTGGCGGCCAACGGCGTGACGGTGATGATTGCCGAAGGCGACGAGTACACGCCGACCCCGGCGATATCCCACGCGATTCTCTGCTACAACCGCGGCCGCACATCGGGCCTGGCGGACGGCATCGTGATTACGCCGTCGCACAACCCGCCGCAAAGCGGTGGCTACAAATACAACCCTACCAATGGTGGCCCGGCCGATACCCACATCACCAAGTGGATCGAAGCCAAGGCCAACGAACTGCTGGGCAACAAACTCGCCGGCGTCAAGCGCATCAGCTTCGAACAAGCCCTGAAGGCCAGCACCACCCATCGTCACGATTATCTGAACACCTACGTCGCCGACCTGATCAACGTCATCGACTTCGACGCCATTCGTGACGCCAAGCTGCGTCTGGGTGTCGATCCGCTGGGCGGAGCAGGGGTGCGCTACTGGTCGGCGATTGCCGAGCATTACCGTCTTGACCTGGACGTGGTGAACAAGGAGGTCGATCCGACCTTCCGCTTCATGACCGTCGACTGGGATGGCCAAATTCGAATGGACCCGTCGTCCACTCACGCCATGCAGGGCCTGATCGGCCTTAAAGAGCGTTTCGACGTGGCGTTTGCCTGCGACCCTGACCACGACCGTCACGGCATCGTGACCCCGTCCGGTGGCTTGCTGGCACCGAACAACTACCTCGCGGTCTCCATTGATTACCTGTTCCAGAATCGTCCGCACTGGCGCGCCGATGCTGCCGTGGGCAAAACCGTGGTCAGCAGCGGCCTGATCGATCGCGTGGCCAAGCGTCTGGGTCGTCGCTTGTACGAAGTGCCGGTCGGCTTCAAGTGGTTTGCCGATGGCCTGTTCGACGGTTCTTTGGGCTTTGGCGGTGAAGAAAGTGCCGGCGCATCGTTCCTGCGCAAGGATGGCGGCGTCTGGAGCACCGACAAGGACGGTTTGATTCCGGCGTTGCTGGCCGCTGAAATGACCGCCCGCACCGGTCGCGACCCAAGTCAGGCCTATCGTGCCCTGACCGATGAACTGGGCGAACCGTTCTCCGTTCGCGTCGACGCCAAGGCCAACCCGGAACAGAAAGCGCTACTCAGCAAATTGTCACCGGCGCAGGTCACTTCGACCGAACTGGCAGGCGAAGCCATCCAGAGCATCCTCAGCCACGCACCGGGCAACGACCAGGCCATTGGCGGTCTGAAAGTCATGACCGAGAACGGCTGGTTTGCGGCACGTCCGTCGGGCACTGAGGATATCTACAAGATCTACGCCGAAAGCTTCGTGAGTGACGACCACCTCAAGCAATTGGTGGCAGAGGCTCAGACGTTGGTGGATGGCGCTATTTCTGGGAAGTGA
- a CDS encoding zinc-dependent alcohol dehydrogenase family protein: protein MSRTIRFHKFGPAEVLKCEEHAAALPAPGEVQVRVEAIGISWYDTLWRQNLASSRAQLPSGLGQEMAGVVTAVGEGVDDLAIGDKVASFPAQSPNDYPVYGELIVLPRSSLTRYPDVLNPIEASVHYTPLLIAYFGYADLARVKPGQFALVTDASHCAGPSFVQLGKALGVRVIAATKSADEREYLLSLGAEKVIVTEEEDLLMRINKITDNRGVDVVFDGLGGPQMSLLGDVLAPRGSLVLYGLQGGNQTPFPACAAFQKNIQFFVHCIGNFTGKPELGIVQDQVALQRALRDINQLTADRVLLPLKTRVFPFTEFVEAHRYMDECPCRERVALQVEPA from the coding sequence ATGTCCCGCACGATCCGTTTTCACAAGTTTGGTCCAGCCGAGGTGCTCAAATGCGAAGAGCATGCGGCCGCTCTGCCTGCACCGGGTGAAGTGCAGGTGCGCGTCGAAGCCATTGGCATCAGCTGGTATGACACGCTCTGGCGTCAAAACCTGGCGTCGTCCCGTGCTCAACTGCCATCGGGCCTTGGTCAGGAAATGGCCGGTGTCGTCACTGCGGTCGGCGAAGGTGTCGATGACCTGGCGATAGGTGACAAGGTCGCCAGTTTCCCGGCTCAAAGCCCGAACGACTATCCGGTTTATGGCGAGTTGATTGTGCTGCCACGCTCGTCGCTGACCCGTTACCCGGATGTGCTCAACCCGATTGAGGCCAGCGTGCATTACACGCCGCTGTTGATCGCCTATTTCGGCTACGCCGATCTGGCACGGGTCAAACCCGGGCAATTTGCCTTGGTCACTGACGCCAGCCACTGCGCCGGCCCTTCGTTTGTGCAACTGGGCAAGGCCTTGGGTGTACGGGTGATTGCCGCGACCAAGTCAGCGGACGAACGTGAGTACCTGCTGTCGCTGGGTGCCGAGAAAGTGATTGTCACCGAGGAAGAAGATCTGCTGATGCGGATCAACAAGATCACCGACAATCGCGGCGTGGACGTGGTGTTCGATGGTCTGGGTGGCCCGCAGATGTCGCTGTTGGGCGACGTGCTGGCACCGCGTGGCAGCCTGGTCCTGTACGGCCTGCAAGGCGGCAACCAGACGCCATTCCCGGCCTGCGCAGCGTTCCAGAAGAATATTCAGTTCTTTGTGCACTGCATCGGTAACTTCACCGGCAAGCCGGAACTGGGCATCGTCCAGGACCAGGTCGCACTGCAACGTGCCTTGCGTGACATCAACCAGCTCACCGCTGACCGCGTGCTGCTGCCGCTCAAGACTCGGGTGTTTCCTTTTACCGAGTTTGTCGAAGCCCACCGCTACATGGACGAATGCCCATGCCGCGAAAGGGTCGCCCTGCAGGTCGAACCGGCGTAA
- a CDS encoding efflux RND transporter periplasmic adaptor subunit, translating to MEQSLKHLRFPLAMLAVLVMSACGKAPETAATMPAAKVSVAKVLEQPVNEWDEFTGRLEAPETVEIRPRVSGQIDEVAFTEGALVKKGDLLFQIDPRPFQAEVRRLEALVAQARANATRSENEAQRGERLRTSNAISAELADSRTSASQEARAAVGALQAQLDLAKLNLSFTRVTAPISGRVSRAEITAGNLVTADTTPLTSLVSTDKVYAYFDADERVFLKYTQLARQGKRGATTPVYMGLSNEDGNPHQGVMNFVDNQVNPKTGTIRGRAVFDNSDGSYTPGLYARLKLVGSGTYNAMLINDEAVGTDLGKKFVLVMDADNNTAYRAVELGPKIEGLRIVRNGLNKDDTIIVKGLQRVRPGSPVTPEVIPMASEQTLAALAQQRQALEASNLPQVAPAKAAAGTAVKLAAATPRG from the coding sequence ATGGAACAGTCACTCAAACATTTGCGCTTCCCGTTGGCCATGTTGGCCGTACTGGTGATGAGCGCCTGCGGCAAGGCCCCGGAAACTGCCGCCACGATGCCAGCGGCGAAAGTCAGCGTGGCCAAGGTGCTGGAGCAACCAGTCAACGAGTGGGACGAATTTACCGGGCGCCTTGAAGCGCCAGAAACCGTAGAGATTCGTCCACGGGTCTCCGGCCAGATCGACGAAGTGGCCTTCACTGAAGGCGCACTGGTCAAGAAAGGCGACCTGCTGTTCCAGATCGATCCGCGTCCATTCCAGGCTGAGGTCCGCCGCCTCGAAGCGCTGGTAGCCCAGGCTCGCGCCAATGCCACCCGCAGCGAAAACGAAGCCCAGCGCGGTGAGCGCCTGCGCACCAGCAACGCGATTTCCGCCGAATTGGCTGACTCGCGGACCAGCGCATCGCAAGAAGCCCGCGCTGCTGTCGGCGCCCTGCAAGCGCAACTGGACCTGGCCAAGCTGAACCTGAGCTTTACCCGCGTCACCGCGCCAATCAGTGGTCGCGTCAGCCGCGCGGAAATCACCGCCGGTAACCTGGTCACCGCCGATACCACTCCACTGACCAGCCTTGTCTCCACCGACAAGGTCTACGCCTACTTCGACGCTGACGAGCGTGTGTTCCTCAAGTACACCCAGCTCGCCCGCCAAGGCAAACGCGGCGCCACCACCCCGGTTTACATGGGCCTGTCCAACGAAGACGGCAACCCGCACCAGGGCGTGATGAACTTCGTCGACAACCAGGTCAACCCGAAGACCGGCACAATCCGTGGTCGCGCCGTGTTCGACAACAGCGACGGCAGCTACACCCCGGGCTTGTATGCACGCCTGAAACTGGTGGGCAGCGGCACTTACAACGCCATGCTGATCAACGACGAAGCCGTCGGTACCGACCTTGGCAAGAAATTCGTATTGGTGATGGATGCCGACAACAACACCGCTTACCGCGCGGTCGAGCTGGGTCCGAAAATCGAAGGTCTGCGCATCGTGCGCAACGGCCTGAACAAGGACGACACCATCATCGTCAAGGGTCTGCAACGAGTGCGTCCAGGCTCGCCAGTCACCCCTGAAGTGATCCCGATGGCCAGCGAACAAACCCTCGCGGCCCTTGCACAACAACGACAAGCGCTGGAAGCCAGCAACCTGCCCCAAGTCGCGCCTGCCAAGGCCGCAGCGGGTACGGCTGTGAAACTGGCTGCAGCGACCCCACGCGGTTAA
- a CDS encoding PLP-dependent aminotransferase family protein — protein sequence MKGPRETDFAYQAVYRYLTGLIGETVSHTRVRLPSLRELAERLNVSISTIQYAYSLLEKEGRVYSVAKSGYYAPPAPAINTLYSGNDLLESVYVNARRPGMLVLSGDEPALLQPIDSPLLLLERELLRQYPRQPQPNSQPCGELELRMALAARYTTSPVRCWHADDVYIGADLRGVLEILIAVLDLKDATVVIESPCDWGILRLLQAAGVRVIEWPLRADGSLDREHLRDLLETEPVRLVMVSSGLNMPRGSQAPEENRRTIAQLLERYDCWVLENDCYGELAFESEGLRFRDLLAPERLIVFSTFEKIVGPEAPYGYLLSRHLAVEWQRHFLLRAFRLSPIRQKAIARLYSNGRIDQHLQLLRRRLKDSKEQMTQLLCERLGDALQFVEPEGGATVWLRTLPRVDMREVFQRLLKQQVVIAPGELFSLQGLHTQHLRLSHSFGSDHDLATALGLLGDALRRASVD from the coding sequence ATGAAAGGTCCTCGCGAAACGGATTTCGCCTACCAGGCCGTTTACCGTTACCTCACCGGACTGATCGGTGAAACTGTCAGCCACACGCGGGTGCGTTTGCCTTCGTTGCGTGAATTGGCCGAGCGTCTGAACGTTTCGATCTCGACCATTCAGTACGCGTACTCGTTGCTGGAAAAAGAAGGCCGGGTGTATTCGGTGGCCAAGTCCGGTTATTACGCGCCGCCAGCCCCCGCCATCAACACGCTCTACAGTGGCAACGACTTGCTCGAAAGCGTTTACGTCAATGCTCGCCGCCCAGGCATGCTGGTCCTGAGTGGCGATGAACCGGCATTGTTGCAGCCGATCGACAGCCCGCTGTTACTGCTGGAGAGAGAGTTGCTGCGCCAGTATCCGCGCCAGCCGCAACCGAACTCGCAACCTTGTGGCGAACTGGAACTGCGTATGGCGCTGGCCGCACGCTACACCACCTCGCCGGTGCGTTGCTGGCACGCCGATGATGTGTACATCGGCGCAGACCTTCGCGGAGTGCTGGAAATACTGATAGCTGTGTTGGACCTCAAGGACGCCACGGTGGTGATCGAATCACCTTGCGACTGGGGGATATTGCGCCTGCTCCAGGCGGCGGGCGTGCGAGTGATCGAATGGCCGCTCCGGGCCGATGGCAGCCTTGACCGCGAGCACCTCAGGGACTTGCTTGAAACCGAGCCCGTGCGCCTGGTGATGGTTTCATCCGGGCTGAATATGCCTCGCGGCAGTCAGGCGCCGGAGGAAAACCGGCGAACCATTGCGCAGTTGCTGGAACGGTATGACTGCTGGGTCTTGGAAAACGACTGTTACGGTGAACTCGCTTTTGAATCCGAAGGCCTGCGGTTTCGCGATCTGCTGGCACCCGAGCGCCTGATCGTGTTTTCCACGTTCGAGAAAATCGTCGGGCCGGAAGCGCCCTACGGTTACTTGCTCTCGCGGCATTTGGCCGTCGAATGGCAGCGGCACTTTCTGCTGCGCGCCTTTCGCCTGTCACCGATCCGCCAGAAAGCCATTGCCCGGCTGTACAGTAACGGACGCATCGATCAGCACTTGCAATTGCTGCGGCGCAGGCTCAAGGACAGCAAGGAGCAAATGACCCAACTGCTGTGCGAACGGCTGGGTGATGCCCTGCAATTCGTCGAGCCCGAAGGTGGCGCAACGGTTTGGTTGCGCACATTGCCGCGGGTCGATATGCGTGAGGTGTTTCAGCGCCTGCTCAAGCAACAGGTGGTGATCGCGCCGGGGGAGTTGTTCAGTCTCCAGGGATTGCACACGCAACATCTGCGCTTGAGTCACAGCTTCGGCAGTGACCACGATCTCGCCACTGCGCTGGGTCTGCTGGGCGACGCGTTGCGCAGGGCGTCGGTCGACTGA
- a CDS encoding LysR family transcriptional regulator: protein MNRNDLRRVDLNLLIVFETLMHERSVTRAAEKLFLGQPAISAALSRLRGLFDDPLFVRTGRSMEPSARAVEIFALLSPALDSISTAVSRAAEFDPATSTAVFRIGLSDDVEFALLPMLLKRLRAESPGIVLVVRRVNYILMPGLLASGEISIGVSYTTDLPANAKRKVLRRSSPKLLRADTVPGPLSLDDFCARPHALVSFAGDLSGFIDEELEKLGRKRHVVLAVPQFNGLSTLLSGTDIVATVPDYTAEALTAAGGVRAEDPPMPVQSFELHMAWRGSQDNDPGERWLRSRIQMFFGDPDSLA from the coding sequence ATGAATCGTAATGACCTGCGGCGTGTCGACCTGAACCTGTTGATCGTATTCGAAACCCTGATGCACGAACGCAGCGTGACCCGCGCTGCAGAGAAGCTGTTCCTCGGCCAGCCGGCCATCAGCGCGGCGCTTTCGCGCCTGCGCGGGCTGTTCGATGACCCGCTGTTTGTACGCACCGGCCGCAGCATGGAGCCGTCCGCGCGAGCCGTGGAAATCTTCGCCCTGCTCTCTCCAGCGCTGGATTCGATTTCCACTGCCGTCAGTCGGGCGGCCGAATTCGACCCGGCCACCAGCACCGCGGTGTTCCGCATCGGGCTGTCGGACGATGTCGAATTTGCCCTGCTGCCGATGCTGCTCAAGCGCCTGCGCGCCGAATCCCCGGGGATCGTGCTGGTGGTGCGGCGGGTCAACTACATCCTGATGCCGGGATTGCTGGCGTCCGGCGAAATCTCCATCGGCGTCAGTTACACCACCGATTTGCCGGCAAATGCCAAGCGCAAAGTCCTGCGCCGCAGCTCGCCGAAGCTGTTGCGCGCCGACACCGTGCCAGGGCCGTTGAGCCTGGATGACTTCTGCGCACGTCCCCATGCGTTGGTGTCGTTCGCTGGCGACCTCAGCGGCTTTATAGATGAAGAACTGGAAAAGCTCGGGCGCAAACGGCATGTCGTGCTCGCTGTGCCGCAGTTCAACGGGCTGAGCACATTGCTGAGCGGCACCGACATCGTCGCCACCGTGCCGGACTACACGGCTGAGGCGCTGACAGCGGCTGGTGGTGTGCGAGCGGAAGATCCACCGATGCCGGTGCAAAGCTTTGAATTGCACATGGCGTGGCGTGGGTCGCAGGACAATGATCCGGGTGAGCGTTGGTTGCGGTCGCGGATTCAGATGTTTTTTGGGGATCCGGATAGTCTGGCCTGA